One Actinomadura viridis genomic region harbors:
- a CDS encoding acyl-CoA synthetase, which yields MEFNHADLFEGIADAIGDRVAVVCDGRRLTYAELDAQANRLAHHLRSAGVEPGRHVAVQLYNGVEYAVTLLAALKIRAVPINVNYRYVENELLYVYRDSDSVALLYDVEFDERVAATVPEVPGIRHLIAVGGPSAVPGAVRYEEALEGRPATRGFPDRSADDTYIVYTGGTTGMPKGVMWGLKDMLFAFWNPSLPRPEAPEDVVGMARDAGPMVMMPVAPLMHGAAQMATWIAWFMGATVVYARRFDAAAVWRAIEREKVNSLTITGDAMAIPMVEELERASSATPYDLSSLFAYVSTGAILTGTVRERLAKAMPNVIIMDRFGSTESGSTAEAVAGSTPEKGLRFAPDVDNVTVLDEALRPVLPGSGVIGQVARTGFIARGYYNDPEKTARTFPEVDGRRWLLTGDIATVEADGSIAVYGRGSQAINTGGEKVFPEEVEAVLKGHPGVFDAVVTGIPDERFGQRVAAVVQPSGKPPSPEDLDAHCRKNLSGYKVPRAYAFVAEMKRSPAGKADYRWAKQVATEAAG from the coding sequence ATGGAGTTCAACCACGCCGATCTCTTCGAGGGAATCGCCGACGCGATAGGGGACCGCGTGGCGGTCGTCTGCGACGGCCGGCGGCTCACCTACGCCGAACTCGACGCGCAGGCCAACCGGCTCGCGCACCATCTGCGGTCGGCCGGGGTGGAGCCCGGCCGGCACGTGGCGGTCCAGCTCTACAACGGCGTCGAGTACGCCGTCACGCTGCTGGCCGCCCTGAAGATCAGGGCCGTTCCGATCAACGTCAACTACCGGTACGTGGAGAACGAGCTGCTCTACGTCTACCGGGACTCCGACAGCGTGGCACTCCTGTACGACGTGGAGTTCGACGAGCGTGTGGCGGCGACCGTCCCGGAAGTGCCCGGCATCCGGCATCTGATCGCGGTCGGCGGCCCGTCCGCCGTCCCGGGCGCGGTCCGCTACGAGGAGGCCCTGGAGGGGCGGCCCGCCACCCGCGGCTTCCCGGACCGTTCCGCCGACGACACCTACATCGTCTACACCGGCGGGACGACGGGCATGCCCAAGGGCGTCATGTGGGGCCTCAAGGACATGCTGTTCGCGTTCTGGAACCCGTCGCTGCCCCGTCCCGAGGCGCCGGAGGACGTGGTCGGGATGGCCCGCGACGCCGGGCCGATGGTGATGATGCCGGTGGCGCCGCTCATGCACGGCGCGGCGCAGATGGCGACCTGGATCGCCTGGTTCATGGGCGCGACCGTGGTGTACGCGCGCCGGTTCGACGCCGCGGCGGTGTGGCGGGCGATCGAGCGGGAGAAGGTCAACTCCCTGACCATCACGGGCGACGCGATGGCGATCCCCATGGTGGAGGAGCTGGAGCGCGCGTCGTCCGCTACGCCCTACGACCTGTCCTCACTGTTCGCCTACGTCTCGACCGGCGCCATCCTGACGGGCACCGTGCGCGAGCGCCTGGCCAAGGCGATGCCGAACGTCATCATCATGGACCGGTTCGGCTCCACCGAGTCCGGCTCGACCGCCGAGGCGGTGGCGGGCTCCACGCCGGAGAAGGGCCTGCGGTTCGCGCCCGACGTCGACAACGTCACCGTCCTGGACGAGGCGCTGCGGCCGGTCCTGCCGGGGTCGGGCGTCATCGGCCAGGTCGCCCGTACCGGCTTCATCGCGCGCGGCTACTACAACGACCCGGAGAAGACGGCGCGCACGTTCCCGGAGGTGGACGGCCGGCGCTGGCTGCTCACCGGCGACATCGCGACGGTCGAGGCGGACGGCAGCATCGCGGTGTACGGCCGCGGCTCGCAGGCCATCAACACCGGCGGCGAGAAGGTCTTCCCGGAGGAGGTCGAGGCCGTCCTCAAGGGGCATCCGGGGGTGTTCGACGCGGTCGTCACCGGCATCCCGGACGAGCGCTTCGGCCAGCGCGTGGCCGCCGTCGTCCAGCCGTCCGGGAAGCCCCCGTCCCCGGAGGACCTGGACGCCCACTGCCGCAAGAACCTCTCGGGCTACAAGGTGCCGCGGGCGTACGCGTTCGTGGCCGAGATGAAGCGTTCCCCGGCCGGTAAGGCCGACTACCGCTGGGCGAAGCAGGTCGCCACGGAGGCGGCCGGCTGA
- a CDS encoding thiolase domain-containing protein, with amino-acid sequence MGNPCAIIGVGQTAYKTRRLDVSMAGLLREAAVRALEDAELTWNDIDAVVIGKAPDLFEGVMMPEAYLADALGATGKPIMRVHTAGSVGGSTANVAASLIQSGVHDRVLTLAWEKQSESNATWALTVNSPFSTSLVVGAGGYFAPHIRAYMRRSGAPDHIGTLVAVKDRQNALKNPYAHLKIPGISREMVESTPMLWEPIRYLETCPSSDGACAMVLASEDAARKAPGRPAWVHGTAMRSEPIFFAGRDTVNPQGGKDCAADVYRQAGISDPRRELDCAEVYVPFSWYEPMWLENLGFCGEGEGWKLTEAGATALDGDIPWNPSGGVLSSNPIGASGMIRFAEAALQVRGRAGDHQVDGARRALGHAYGGGAQFFAMWIVGSDKP; translated from the coding sequence ATGGGTAACCCGTGCGCGATCATCGGCGTGGGTCAGACGGCCTACAAGACCAGGCGGCTGGACGTGTCGATGGCCGGGCTGCTGCGCGAGGCGGCCGTCCGCGCCCTGGAGGACGCGGAGCTGACCTGGAACGACATCGACGCGGTGGTGATCGGCAAGGCGCCCGACCTGTTCGAGGGCGTGATGATGCCGGAGGCGTACCTGGCCGACGCGCTGGGCGCCACCGGAAAGCCGATCATGCGGGTGCACACCGCCGGGTCGGTGGGCGGCTCGACCGCGAACGTGGCGGCGAGCCTGATCCAGAGCGGCGTGCACGACCGGGTGCTGACCCTGGCCTGGGAGAAGCAGTCGGAGTCCAACGCGACCTGGGCGCTGACGGTCAACTCGCCGTTCTCGACGTCGCTGGTGGTGGGGGCGGGCGGCTACTTCGCCCCGCACATCCGGGCGTACATGCGCAGGTCCGGCGCCCCCGACCACATCGGGACGCTGGTCGCGGTGAAGGACCGGCAGAACGCGCTGAAGAACCCCTACGCGCACCTGAAGATCCCCGGCATCTCCCGCGAGATGGTCGAGTCGACCCCGATGCTGTGGGAGCCGATCCGCTACCTGGAGACCTGCCCGTCCTCCGACGGCGCCTGCGCGATGGTGCTGGCCTCCGAGGACGCGGCGCGCAAGGCCCCCGGCAGGCCCGCCTGGGTGCACGGCACCGCGATGCGCTCGGAGCCGATCTTCTTCGCCGGGCGCGACACCGTGAACCCGCAGGGCGGCAAGGACTGCGCCGCCGACGTCTACCGGCAGGCCGGGATCTCCGACCCGCGCCGGGAGCTGGACTGCGCCGAGGTGTACGTGCCGTTCTCCTGGTACGAGCCGATGTGGCTGGAGAACCTGGGGTTCTGCGGTGAGGGCGAGGGGTGGAAGCTCACCGAGGCGGGCGCGACCGCGCTGGACGGCGACATCCCGTGGAACCCCTCGGGGGGCGTGCTGTCGTCCAATCCGATCGGCGCCTCCGGCATGATCCGGTTCGCCGAGGCGGCGCTGCAGGTACGCGGGCGGGCCGGGGACCACCAGGTGGACGGCGCCCGCCGCGCGCTCGGCCACGCCTACGGGGGCGGCGCGCAGTTCTTCGCGATGTGGATCGTCGGCTCAGACAAGCCCTAA
- a CDS encoding DinB family protein — protein sequence MSETATVTDTAVTGEHADLLATLAKQRHFLRFTVRDLTDEEAGRRTTASELCLGGLIKHVTASERNWVGFILDGPSAMRDFDAMTEADWARRADEFRMLPTDTLAGILDDYAEVARRTDEVIAALPDLDAARPLPKAPWFESGAQWSARRALMHIIAETAQHAGHADIIRESLDGAKSMG from the coding sequence ATGAGCGAGACCGCGACCGTCACCGATACGGCCGTCACCGGCGAGCACGCCGACCTGCTGGCGACGCTGGCCAAGCAGCGGCACTTCCTGCGCTTCACCGTCCGCGACCTCACCGACGAGGAGGCGGGGCGGCGGACCACAGCCAGCGAGCTGTGCCTGGGCGGCCTGATCAAGCACGTGACCGCGTCCGAACGGAACTGGGTGGGCTTCATCCTGGACGGCCCGTCGGCGATGCGCGACTTCGACGCCATGACCGAGGCCGACTGGGCACGGCGCGCCGACGAGTTCCGGATGCTGCCCACCGACACGCTGGCCGGCATCCTGGACGACTACGCCGAGGTGGCCCGCCGGACCGACGAAGTGATCGCCGCCCTGCCCGATCTGGACGCCGCCCGGCCGCTGCCGAAGGCCCCGTGGTTCGAGTCCGGCGCGCAATGGTCGGCCCGCCGGGCGCTGATGCACATCATCGCCGAGACCGCCCAGCACGCCGGCCACGCCGACATCATCCGCGAGTCCCTGGACGGCGCCAAGAGCATGGGCTGA
- a CDS encoding helix-turn-helix transcriptional regulator: MASTSSRTLRLLSLFQARTYWPGTELAERLGVSARTLRRDIDRLRELGYPVEARRGVDGGYRLASGAAMPPLVIDDEEAVALAVGLHAATQGAVEGIAEPSVRVLAKVVRVMPARLRRRVEALRTMTVPASWDGPAGAGVDPAVLTTVAMACRDGERLRFRHTRSDGRESDRHTEPHRLVCLGRRWYLVAYDLTRHDWRSFRVDRITAPRGDGTRFRPRDLPAADAAAFVRAGLDEQPRAYRVEVLVDAPAAAVRERIGRWGTAEEAGAGRCRLRMTADSLDWPIMVLGGLGAGFRVLDPPELRDRVHEWGARFGRA; this comes from the coding sequence ATGGCGAGCACGAGTTCCCGGACGCTGCGGTTGCTGTCGTTGTTCCAGGCCCGCACGTACTGGCCGGGCACCGAGCTGGCCGAACGGCTGGGGGTCTCGGCCCGCACCCTGCGCCGGGACATCGACCGGCTGCGCGAGCTGGGCTACCCGGTCGAGGCGCGGCGCGGCGTCGACGGCGGTTACCGGCTCGCCTCGGGCGCGGCGATGCCGCCGCTGGTGATCGACGACGAGGAGGCGGTCGCCCTGGCCGTGGGCCTGCACGCGGCCACGCAGGGGGCGGTGGAGGGCATCGCCGAGCCTTCGGTGCGGGTGCTGGCCAAGGTGGTGCGGGTGATGCCGGCCAGGCTGCGGCGCCGGGTCGAGGCGCTGCGGACGATGACCGTCCCCGCGAGCTGGGACGGGCCCGCGGGTGCGGGCGTCGACCCGGCCGTGCTCACCACGGTCGCGATGGCCTGCCGGGACGGCGAGCGGCTGCGCTTCCGCCATACCCGCTCCGATGGCCGGGAGAGCGACCGGCACACCGAGCCGCACCGGCTGGTGTGCCTCGGCCGCCGCTGGTACCTGGTCGCCTACGACCTCACCCGGCACGACTGGCGCAGCTTCAGGGTCGACCGGATCACCGCGCCGCGGGGCGACGGCACCCGGTTCCGGCCCCGCGACCTGCCCGCCGCCGACGCCGCCGCGTTCGTCCGCGCCGGGCTGGACGAGCAGCCCCGCGCGTACCGGGTGGAGGTCCTGGTGGACGCTCCGGCCGCGGCCGTGCGCGAACGGATCGGCCGGTGGGGCACGGCCGAGGAGGCCGGCGCGGGCCGCTGCCGCCTCCGCATGACCGCCGACTCCCTGGACTGGCCGATCATGGTGCTGGGCGGGCTCGGCGCCGGCTTCCGCGTCCTGGACCCGCCCGAGCTGCGCGACCGGGTCCACGAATGGGGAGCCCGGTTCGGCCGGGCCTGA
- a CDS encoding MarR family winged helix-turn-helix transcriptional regulator produces MSTPERDRAVAELREAMQRSTLYTVLLHHTTASKAGLNVTDAQCINALSLDGPQTPGRLAQLMGITTGGAITAVIDRLEKAGYVRRRRDPDDRRRVIVELVPENAARVARYFEPIARAFGEQMAGFSDAQLRTLTDYIDRSNREMPGVIERVRRMP; encoded by the coding sequence GTGTCGACCCCGGAACGCGATCGGGCGGTGGCGGAACTGCGGGAGGCGATGCAGCGCAGCACGCTCTACACGGTGCTGCTGCACCACACCACCGCGAGCAAGGCGGGGCTGAACGTCACCGACGCGCAGTGCATCAACGCCCTGAGCCTGGACGGGCCGCAGACGCCCGGCCGGCTGGCGCAGCTGATGGGGATCACCACCGGAGGGGCGATCACCGCCGTCATCGACCGGCTGGAGAAGGCGGGCTATGTCAGGCGCCGCCGCGATCCCGACGACCGGCGGCGGGTGATCGTGGAGCTGGTGCCGGAGAACGCGGCGCGCGTCGCGCGCTACTTCGAGCCGATCGCGCGGGCGTTCGGCGAGCAGATGGCCGGATTCTCCGACGCGCAGCTGCGCACGCTGACCGACTACATCGACCGCAGCAACCGGGAGATGCCCGGCGTGATCGAGCGGGTCCGGCGGATGCCGTAG
- a CDS encoding acyl-CoA synthetase produces the protein MGSLGFWRLAQGDPAWVAAVDPDGTEYTAGELLARSNRLVHGLRELGLERGDGICGLVPNGVDGLVLYLTALQAGWYYTPVNWHLTGPEIGYIVADSEAKAFFVHERYAAEGVRGAEESGIEERRRFAFGDVEGFRPHTDLTDGRPDTPPDDRSNGATMHYTSGTTGRPKGVRRRLAGIDPDDSAELMTFLLSLFGMKPGRPAGGEPQAHLVTSPNYHTAVTQFGGSALHMGHTLVYMDRWEAEDCLRVIERYSITNTHMVPTHFKRLLSLPEETRTRYDVSSMRWAIHAAAPCPVPIKQRMLDWWGDCIWEYYAATEGGGTIASPQEWREHPGTVGKAWPISELLIVDDDGNEVPAGEPGTIYMKMAGTEFEYKGDREKTEKNRLKGFFTVGDIGYLTGDGFLFLSDRKADMIISGGANIYPAEIENEIVLHPKVADVAVFGIPDEEWGEQIKAVVEPAAGVAPGPELAAEILGALEGRLARMKWPRSIDFIEVMPREPNGKLLKRKLRDLYWKDHERAI, from the coding sequence ATGGGGTCGTTGGGTTTTTGGCGGCTGGCGCAGGGCGATCCCGCATGGGTCGCCGCCGTCGACCCGGACGGGACCGAGTACACGGCGGGCGAGCTGCTGGCCCGCTCCAACCGGCTGGTCCACGGGCTGCGCGAGCTGGGCCTGGAACGCGGCGACGGCATCTGCGGGCTCGTCCCGAACGGCGTGGACGGCCTGGTGCTCTACCTGACCGCGCTCCAGGCCGGCTGGTACTACACGCCGGTCAACTGGCACCTGACCGGCCCGGAGATCGGCTACATCGTGGCCGACAGCGAGGCCAAGGCGTTCTTCGTGCACGAGCGGTACGCGGCGGAGGGCGTACGGGGCGCCGAGGAGTCGGGCATCGAGGAGCGGCGCCGCTTCGCCTTCGGGGACGTCGAGGGCTTCCGGCCGCACACCGACCTGACGGACGGGCGGCCGGACACGCCGCCGGACGACCGCAGCAACGGCGCCACCATGCACTACACGTCCGGCACCACCGGACGGCCCAAGGGCGTGCGGCGGAGGCTGGCCGGGATCGACCCGGACGACAGCGCCGAGCTGATGACGTTCCTGCTGTCGCTGTTCGGGATGAAGCCCGGCCGGCCGGCCGGCGGGGAGCCGCAGGCGCACCTGGTGACCTCGCCGAACTACCACACCGCCGTCACCCAGTTCGGCGGCTCGGCGCTGCACATGGGCCACACGCTCGTCTACATGGACCGGTGGGAGGCCGAGGACTGCCTGCGGGTGATCGAGCGGTACTCGATCACCAACACCCACATGGTGCCGACCCACTTCAAGCGGCTGCTGTCCCTGCCGGAGGAGACGCGCACGCGGTACGACGTGTCGTCGATGAGGTGGGCCATCCACGCCGCCGCGCCCTGCCCCGTCCCGATCAAGCAGCGGATGCTCGACTGGTGGGGCGACTGCATCTGGGAGTACTACGCGGCCACCGAGGGCGGCGGGACGATCGCGAGCCCGCAGGAGTGGCGCGAGCATCCCGGCACGGTCGGCAAGGCCTGGCCGATCAGCGAGCTGCTGATCGTCGACGACGACGGGAACGAGGTCCCGGCGGGCGAGCCCGGCACGATCTACATGAAGATGGCCGGCACCGAGTTCGAGTACAAGGGCGACCGGGAGAAGACCGAGAAGAACCGGCTCAAGGGCTTCTTCACCGTCGGTGACATCGGCTACCTGACCGGGGACGGCTTCCTGTTCCTGTCCGACCGCAAGGCCGACATGATCATCTCGGGCGGGGCCAACATCTACCCGGCCGAGATCGAGAACGAGATCGTCCTGCATCCCAAGGTCGCGGACGTGGCCGTCTTCGGCATCCCGGACGAGGAGTGGGGCGAGCAGATCAAAGCGGTGGTGGAGCCCGCCGCGGGTGTGGCCCCCGGGCCCGAGCTGGCCGCCGAGATCCTCGGCGCGCTGGAGGGCCGGCTGGCCCGGATGAAGTGGCCCCGGTCGATCGACTTCATCGAGGTCATGCCGCGCGAGCCCAACGGAAAGCTCCTCAAACGCAAGCTGCGCGACCTGTACTGGAAGGACCACGAGCGTGCGATCTGA
- a CDS encoding Zn-ribbon domain-containing OB-fold protein: MSEAPNHVLEFPGGYTRSVGPVIGRFLTELRDGRLVGVRTAGGRVLVPPTEYDPADGEPVTGEFVEVGPGGTVQTWSWVSRPRAVHPLDRPFAWALIRPDGADTALLHALDLGPFETGAAPPRFLKTGMRVRPKWRAERTGAIGDIECFRPEVTMINAPTRLEYRLQGGRALDRFLEGISQGRILGHRCEVCGQVIVPMKGLCPRDGVPTTEEVELPGTGTVTTFAVNNLPDPRAPEVPFVSAYILLDGAGLPMLALVAGIPADQVRMGMRVKAAWRPREEWVASMANIKWFEPLDEPDVPFEAIKDFV; encoded by the coding sequence ATGAGCGAGGCGCCCAATCATGTCCTGGAGTTCCCCGGCGGCTACACGCGGTCGGTGGGCCCGGTCATCGGCCGGTTCCTGACCGAGCTGCGCGACGGCCGGCTGGTCGGGGTGCGGACGGCGGGCGGGAGGGTGCTGGTCCCGCCGACCGAATACGACCCGGCGGACGGCGAGCCGGTCACCGGCGAGTTCGTCGAGGTCGGGCCGGGCGGCACCGTGCAGACCTGGTCGTGGGTGTCCCGGCCGCGCGCGGTGCACCCGCTGGACCGGCCGTTCGCCTGGGCGCTCATCCGCCCGGACGGCGCGGACACGGCGCTGCTGCACGCGCTCGACCTGGGCCCCTTCGAGACCGGCGCGGCCCCGCCGCGGTTCCTCAAGACCGGGATGCGGGTGCGGCCGAAGTGGCGGGCCGAACGGACCGGCGCGATCGGCGACATCGAGTGCTTCCGGCCCGAGGTCACGATGATCAACGCGCCGACCCGGCTGGAGTACCGCCTTCAGGGCGGGCGGGCGCTGGACCGGTTCCTGGAGGGGATCTCCCAGGGGAGGATCCTCGGGCACCGCTGCGAGGTGTGCGGCCAGGTCATCGTGCCGATGAAGGGGCTGTGCCCGCGCGACGGCGTCCCCACCACCGAGGAGGTGGAGCTGCCCGGCACCGGCACGGTCACCACCTTCGCGGTCAACAACCTGCCCGATCCGCGCGCCCCCGAGGTGCCGTTCGTGTCGGCCTACATCCTGCTGGACGGCGCGGGCCTGCCGATGCTCGCGCTGGTCGCGGGCATCCCGGCGGACCAGGTCCGGATGGGCATGCGGGTGAAGGCCGCCTGGAGGCCGCGGGAGGAGTGGGTCGCGAGCATGGCCAACATCAAGTGGTTCGAGCCCCTGGACGAGCCCGACGTCCCCTTCGAGGCGATCAAGGATTTCGTATGA
- a CDS encoding thiolase domain-containing protein, protein MSAPLSTDIAVVAFVQTEHTAEAAGASEVELLAPVITEIKERTGLNRFGFTCSGSNDYLAGAPFSFVSALDTVGAWPPISESHVEMDAAWALYEAWVKLRHGEIDTALVYGFGKSSQGVLPEIMTQQLDPYYLAPLGVDQVSLAALQARAYLERSGAKEDDLRAVAARSRRAGRDNPFALHLPDPGDEGYDVAPLRPYDVAPITDGAAAVVLARGDRARELCERPAWIRGIDHRSEAHSPGVRDLSRSEAARLAGERAGAAGVEVAELHAQFSHEELILREALGLGEDVAVNPSGGPLSANPVMSAGLIRIGEAAARIHDGSAARTLGHATSGPCLQQNLVCVLSGDDHG, encoded by the coding sequence ATGAGCGCCCCCCTCAGCACCGACATCGCGGTCGTCGCGTTCGTGCAGACGGAGCACACCGCCGAGGCCGCCGGGGCGTCGGAGGTCGAGCTGCTCGCCCCGGTCATCACCGAGATCAAGGAACGGACCGGGCTGAACCGGTTCGGGTTCACCTGCTCGGGGTCCAACGACTACCTGGCCGGGGCGCCGTTCTCGTTCGTGTCCGCGCTGGACACGGTGGGCGCGTGGCCGCCGATCTCCGAGAGCCATGTGGAGATGGACGCGGCCTGGGCGCTGTACGAGGCGTGGGTGAAGCTGCGGCACGGCGAGATCGACACGGCGCTGGTGTACGGGTTCGGCAAGTCCTCCCAGGGCGTGCTGCCCGAGATCATGACCCAGCAGCTCGACCCGTACTACCTGGCCCCGCTGGGGGTGGACCAGGTGTCGCTGGCCGCCCTGCAGGCCCGCGCGTACCTGGAGCGGTCGGGGGCCAAGGAGGACGACCTGCGCGCGGTCGCGGCGCGGTCCCGGCGGGCCGGCCGGGACAACCCGTTCGCCCTGCACCTGCCCGATCCTGGGGACGAGGGCTACGACGTCGCGCCGCTGCGCCCGTACGACGTCGCGCCGATCACCGACGGGGCCGCCGCGGTCGTGCTGGCCCGCGGTGACCGGGCGCGGGAGCTGTGCGAGCGGCCCGCGTGGATCCGGGGCATCGACCACCGCAGCGAGGCGCACTCGCCGGGCGTGCGCGACCTCAGCCGGTCCGAGGCCGCCCGGCTGGCCGGGGAACGGGCCGGTGCCGCGGGCGTCGAGGTCGCCGAGCTGCACGCGCAGTTCAGCCACGAGGAGCTGATCCTGCGGGAGGCGCTCGGGCTGGGCGAGGACGTCGCGGTCAACCCGTCCGGCGGGCCGCTGTCGGCCAACCCCGTGATGTCCGCCGGACTGATCAGGATCGGCGAGGCCGCCGCCCGGATCCACGACGGCTCGGCCGCCCGGACGCTCGGCCACGCCACCTCCGGACCGTGCCTCCAGCAGAACCTCGTCTGCGTCCTCTCGGGAGATGACCATGGGTAA
- a CDS encoding crotonase/enoyl-CoA hydratase family protein: MAERLPISTEHCTVERDGHVVIVTLNRPEARNALSSAMLIGMAEAWAYMSETPEVRVGILTGADGQFCAGADLKAMGTPPSDPAVKERMAKVPNFHWKGLLREARPTKPLICAIEGYAVAGGTELLVGTDLRVVAEDATLGLYEAKRGLFPMGGSAIRLPRQIGYAHAMDILLTARSVTPEEALAMGLINKIVPSGQALAAARELAGQISACGPLAVQAILRTYRETEHLSEEDALKISDEIGWPVIGSEDAKEGSRAFKEKRPAAFEGK, translated from the coding sequence ATGGCCGAGCGGCTGCCCATCAGCACCGAGCACTGCACCGTCGAACGGGATGGCCACGTGGTCATCGTCACGCTGAACCGCCCGGAGGCGCGCAACGCGCTCAGCTCCGCGATGCTGATCGGCATGGCCGAGGCGTGGGCCTACATGTCCGAGACGCCCGAGGTACGGGTGGGCATCCTCACCGGCGCCGACGGCCAGTTCTGCGCGGGCGCCGACCTCAAGGCCATGGGCACGCCCCCGTCCGACCCCGCGGTCAAGGAGCGGATGGCGAAGGTCCCGAACTTCCACTGGAAGGGCCTGCTGCGCGAGGCCCGCCCCACCAAGCCGCTCATCTGCGCCATCGAGGGCTACGCCGTCGCCGGCGGCACCGAGCTTCTGGTGGGCACCGACCTGCGGGTCGTCGCCGAGGACGCCACCCTGGGCCTGTACGAGGCCAAGCGCGGCCTCTTCCCCATGGGCGGCTCCGCGATCCGGCTCCCCCGCCAGATCGGCTACGCCCACGCGATGGACATCCTGCTCACGGCCCGTTCGGTGACCCCCGAGGAGGCCCTCGCCATGGGCCTCATCAACAAGATCGTCCCGTCCGGCCAGGCCCTCGCCGCCGCCCGTGAGCTGGCCGGCCAGATCTCCGCCTGCGGCCCCCTCGCCGTCCAGGCCATCCTGCGCACCTACCGCGAGACCGAGCACCTCTCCGAAGAGGACGCGCTGAAGATCTCCGACGAGATCGGCTGGCCCGTGATCGGCTCCGAGGACGCCAAGGAGGGCTCCCGGGCCTTCAAGGAGAAGCGCCCCGCCGCCTTCGAAGGCAAGTGA